The Streptomyces sp. BHT-5-2 genomic interval GCGTCTTCCCCGGCCGGGGGTTGTTGGTGTGGGGTGCCCGGACGCGTTCCCGTAGTCGTGACTGGCGCTATCTGAACGTGCGGCGGCTGGTGTCGTTCCTGTCCGACTCCATCCGTCAGTCCTCTACCTGGGCTGTGTTCGAGCCCAACGACGACCGTCTGTGGGGCACCCTTCGGCATGCGGTCAGCAGTTTCCTGACCGATCAGTGGCGTCAGGGTGCGTTGCTCGGTCGTACGCCCGACGAGGCGTTCTACGTGATCTGTGACCGTACGAACAACACCTCGGCGACGATCGACGCCGGTCAGGTGATCTGCGACATCGGTATCGCGCCCGTGCGCCCCGCCGAGTTCGTCCACTTCACCATCACCCAGATCGCCGGCCAACCCGGCCAGGGCGGCTGAGGCCCCGTGCAGAAGACCGTGGTCAGGCAGGGTGACACCCTCACCCTCCTACCGGCCCTGACGCCCCCGGCGACGCTCGTTCCGCCACCCCCGACACCCATCCCACAAGGCACAGTGGGTTTCCGGATCGAAGGGCTTCCCGCCTGTGTACCGGACGACATCGAGTCGCTGGTCATCTCTCCCGTCGCCTATACGACGTTGGCCTTTCCGCAGGCCGGATCAGGCCGTGTCGAGCTGAAGGTTCCCGCTCAGGACCGCGCCAAGTACGCCAGGACGGGTCAGGGTGAGACGGAAGTCGTCGTCAACGGAGGTCCGTTGGACGTGGTCTTCACCGTGGAGACCCCGGCGAGCAACTCCGCGGGCGCCACGGACGCCCCAGGGGCCAGGTATCAGGGCAAGGCGACCCTCAACTGCCCCCGCGTACGGCCGGTGACGGCCGGGTAGGCCCGTCTGAGCCCTTGACCCGGCAGCGGGGCAAGGGCTCAGGAACGCCCGGTCTGCGGCAGCTGCGGTCCGGACGGCCAGGCCCCGGCCGGGAAGCGGGACTCGTCCACATACCGGCCGAGTTTGGCGTACTCCTCGCGGACGGCCGCCAGCAGGTCCGCCATGGCGAGCGGTCGGTCCTCGTCGGCGGCCCGGTAGGCGGCGGTGATGACGCAGCAGCGGATCGCGCCGCCGGACAGGTCGACGGCCGCGGCGAGGGCCGCCAGGCCGGCCCGGTCGACGTCGTCTGCCCGGGGCACGGCGGGTCCCAGACAGCGGTCCCACAGGGCCTGGCGCCGGGCTTCGTCAGGCGCGGGGAAGTGGACGACGAGGTCGAGACGGCGCAGGAAGGCCGAGTCGATGTTGGCATGCATGTTGGTGGTGAGCAGGGCCAGGCCGTCAAAGGACTCCAGACGCTGGAGGAGGTAGGACGTGCCGGTGTTGGCGTAGCGGTCGTGGGCGTCCTGGGTGGCCGTGCGCTTGCCGAAGACGGCATCCGCCTCGTCGAAGAGGAGGACGGCGTCGACGGCGTCGGCCGCGGTGAAGATCCGTTCGAGGTGTTTCTCGGTCTCGCCGATGAACTTGTCGACCACCGTGGCGAGATCGACGACGTACAGGTCGAGGCCGAGATCGGCGGCCACGACCTCCGCGGCCAGGGTCTTTCCGGTTCCGGAGCCGCCACTGAACAGGGCGGTGACGCCGCGTCCGCGACCCCCGCCCGGCCGCATCTGCCACTCTCCCAGGACCCGGTCGCGATGGCGTACGCGCCGGGCCAGATCCCGCAGTTGCTCGTGCGTCCGCTCGGGCAGCACCAGGTCGCCCCAGCCGACAGCGGGGCGTACGGGCCGGGCGAGCCGATCGAGCGCGCCGCCGTTCCAGGAGCGGGCCGCGTCCCGGACCGCGGCGGCGTCGACGGGGGTGCCGTGCGCGTCGGCCTGCCGGCCCGCCGCCGCGGCCACGGCGTGGATCCGGCGGGGGCCGAACCGGTACCGGGCGCCGGCGGCGACCGCCTCGTCGGTGACGTTGCCGGCCTGGGTGCTTAGCTCGTGGCGCCACAGTGCCGTGCGTTCCGGCCCCGTCAGGGGCGGGCAGTCGGCGAGAAGAGGGGGAACGGACGTCCAGCGGGCGTCCCACGGCTGCCGTCCGGTGAGGACCAGGGGGACCGGTGCGCCGTCGAGCGGGGCGAGCAGGTCACGTACGTACCGGGTGTCGGGGGAGTCGATGGGGCCGACGACCAGCCCGTGGCCGCGCAGCCGTGCTTCGAGGAGTGCCGTGCGGACGGACCTCGCCGGGTCCGTCTGGTGGGCCGGGCCCGCGAGGTCCAGACGGAGCGCGGGCCGTCCGCACGCGCGCAGCGCCGCCTCCGCGACGGGCCCCGCTGTACCGTCCGGGCTGTCGCGCAGGTGGACCGGGCGGCGGTGGGTGAGCAGCCGGGTCAGGTACCGCACGGCTTCGGCCAGGGGGCCTTCGCCCCTTGCTCGGCCGGGTTCCGGCAGGGCCGGCAGATGATGCAGACCGGGCGGCAGGGTGTCGTCGCCCAGCAGGTGTGCGGTGACCCGGTCGGGGACGCGCAGGGCCCGGGTCAGATAGGGGCGGGAGGTGTCGGGGATCTCCACGAGGCCACCGGCGCGCAGGGGCGCGTCGGCCGCGAAGACCCGGTGGGCGGTCGCCGAGGCGCTCGGGACGCCACAAAGGGCGAGCGCCAGGCCGGTGGTGGCGTGGCGG includes:
- a CDS encoding ATP-binding protein, with translation MTATARPGAPAPTAADWLLARLAVVEARVRRAIALRTGEESTPADLLEPPFDPFQGLYISDDTATRLLDTPGGPLPPATGGDALAAALRTREDAAAAAGAAAPLRRLAEEFGLDALAFDIVVLALAPDVDARFERCYGYLNDDITCRHATTGLALALCGVPSASATAHRVFAADAPLRAGGLVEIPDTSRPYLTRALRVPDRVTAHLLGDDTLPPGLHHLPALPEPGRARGEGPLAEAVRYLTRLLTHRRPVHLRDSPDGTAGPVAEAALRACGRPALRLDLAGPAHQTDPARSVRTALLEARLRGHGLVVGPIDSPDTRYVRDLLAPLDGAPVPLVLTGRQPWDARWTSVPPLLADCPPLTGPERTALWRHELSTQAGNVTDEAVAAGARYRFGPRRIHAVAAAAGRQADAHGTPVDAAAVRDAARSWNGGALDRLARPVRPAVGWGDLVLPERTHEQLRDLARRVRHRDRVLGEWQMRPGGGRGRGVTALFSGGSGTGKTLAAEVVAADLGLDLYVVDLATVVDKFIGETEKHLERIFTAADAVDAVLLFDEADAVFGKRTATQDAHDRYANTGTSYLLQRLESFDGLALLTTNMHANIDSAFLRRLDLVVHFPAPDEARRQALWDRCLGPAVPRADDVDRAGLAALAAAVDLSGGAIRCCVITAAYRAADEDRPLAMADLLAAVREEYAKLGRYVDESRFPAGAWPSGPQLPQTGRS